From Melopsittacus undulatus isolate bMelUnd1 chromosome 19, bMelUnd1.mat.Z, whole genome shotgun sequence, a single genomic window includes:
- the ANO8 gene encoding anoctamin-8 isoform X3, giving the protein MPEPPVPAQDGDRPRRAPAGEERTEPAAPTGVLDKLFGKRLLQAGRYIMSHKAWMKTVPTENCDVLMTFPDTTDDHTLLWLLNHIRLGIPELIVQVRHHKHTRVYAFFVTATYESLLRGADEIGLRKPVKAEFGGGMRSFSCEEDYIYENIENELYFFTSQERQNIIRYWLENLRAKQGESLHNIHFLEGQPIIPELAARGVIQQLFPLHEQRILKRLMKSWVQAVCEAQPLDEICDYFGVKIAMYFAWLGFYTSAMVYPAVFGSILYTFTENDQTSQDICCVVFAIFNVIWATLFLEEWKRRGAEFAYKWGTLDTPAESIEEPRPQFRGIKRISPVTSAEEFYYPPWKRLLFQCLVSLPICLTCLSLVFLLMLGCFQLQEFVLSIQELPRIIRFLPKILLAIIVTACDELYKKIAYWLNDMENYRLQSAYEKHLIIKIVLFQFVNSYLSLFYIGFYLKDMDRLKEMLATLLITRQLLQNVREVSQPHLYRRLRRGDLNLRSLHQLAQALLCLLVPRRHPQAPSDGLRGERKCLNGGCGVPEEEEEEEERRESDSEEESALDCGLKLKKVSFIERAERRSTEPGGAEDDSFLEEGSPTMVEKGMDPASVFELCEDEDEAEGAPGSPVKAMEPAVVPRAGRRRRVAESREEEEGEEEGTKRNRASWIDPPEEDYSTQLTQAEVESCMKKYEDTFQDYQEMFIQFGYVVLFSSAFPLAAMCALVNNIIEIRSDAFKLCTGLQRPFGQRVESIGQWQKVMEAMGVLAIVVNCYLIAQCGQLQRLFPWLSPEGAIISVVVLEHFALFLKYIIQVAIPDIPAWVAEEMAKLEYQRREAFKKHERQAQHHFQQQQRRKREEEERQRHAEYQARKERECSRDEAKPEATGQDPAHDKSQSKGKGSGGSHGGSDKPKRPSSLLATNNVMKLKQIIPLQGKFLSGGAGAGSTATTRSPQSPTGSENKLPGFLSFKFLKSPETKRDVGTEKVQSPTKPFNPGKLFNFGKSEGAGGNGAVATASPQPRSGPSMDTGERPVPSKSHLNGVPEEGSREEPESRAEEESGGYKL; this is encoded by the exons ATGCCCGAGCCGCCGGTGCCAGCGCAGGACGGAGACCGGCCCCGGCGGGCCCCGGCCGGGGAGGAGCGAACGGAACCGGCGGCCCCGACCGGCGTCCTGG ATAAGCTCTTTGGGAAGCGGCTGCTCCAGGCCGGGCGCTACATCATGTCCCACAAGGCCTGGATGAAGACGGTGCCCACCGAGAACTGCGACGTGCTCATGACCTTCCCGG ACACCACCGATGACCACACGCTGCTCTGGCTCCTGAACCACATCCGCCTCGGCATCCCCGAGCTCATCGTGCAGGTCCGGCACCACAAGCACACCCGTGTCTATGCCTTCTTCGTCACTGCTACCTATGAGAG TTTGCTGCGTGGGGCCGATGAGATCGGGCTGCGGAAGCCGGTGAAAGCAGAGTTCGGAGGCGGAATGAGAAGCTTCTCCTGTGAGGAGGATTACATCTATGAGAACATCGAGAACGAGCTTTACTTCTTCACCTCTCAG GAACGGCAAAACATCATCAGGTACTGGCTGGAGAACCTGCGCGCCAAGCAGGGAGAGTCCCTGCACAACATCCACTTCCTGGAGGGGCAGCCCATCA TCCCGGAGCTGGCAGCCCGAGGTGTCATCCAGCAGCTCTTCCCATTGCACGAGCAGAGGATCCTCAAGCGGCTCATGAAGTCCTGGGTGCAGGCAGTGTGCGAGGCCCAACCGCTCG ATGAGATCTGTGACTACTTTGGGGTGAAAATCGCCATGTACTTCGCTTGGTTGGGCTTCTACACCTCGGCCATGGTGTACCCAGCAGTGTTCGGGTCCATCCTCTACACCTTCACTGAGAACGACCAG ACCAGCCAGGACATCTGCTGCGTGGTCTTTGCCATCTTCAACGTCATCTGGGCCACACTCTTCCTCGAGGAGTGGAAGCGCCGCGGTGCTGAGTTCGCCTACAAATGGGGGACGTTGGACACCCCGGCTGAGTCCATCGAGGAGCCACGGCCACAGTTCAGG gGCATAAAGAGGATCAGCCCCGTGACCAGCGCGGAGGAGTTTTACTACCCACCATGGAAGCGTCTCCTATTCCAGTGCTTGGTCAGCCTCCCCATCTGCCTCACCTGCCTCTCCCTCGTCTTCCTCCTCATGCTGGGCTGCTTCCAGCTCCAG gagTTCGTGCTGAGCATCCAAGAGCTGCCCCGCATCATCCGGTTCCTGCCCAAGATCCTCCTGGCCATCATCGTCACTGCCTGCGATGAGCTCTACAAGAAGATCGCATACTGGCTGAATGACATGG AGAACTATCGTCTGCAGAGTGCCTACGAGAAGCATCTCATCATCAAAATCGTCCTG TTTCAGTTTGTAAATTCATACCTGAGTCTTTTCTACATCGGTTTCTACCTCAAAGACATGGACCGGCTGAAGGAG ATGTTGGCCACGCTGCTCATCACCCGGCAGCTCCTGCAGAACGTCAGGGAGGTCTCCCAGCCCCACTTGTACCGGCGCCTGCGCCGGGGGGACCTCAACCTCCGCAGCCTCCACCAGCTCGCCCaggccctgctctgcctgctcgTCCCTCGCCGACACCCCCAGGCCCCTTCCGATGGGCTCCGGGGGGAGAGGAAGTGTCTGAACGGCGGCTGTGGGGTccccgaggaggaggaggaggaggaagagcgCCGGGAGTCGGACTCGGAGGAGGAGAGCGCCCTGGACTGCGGGCTCAAGCTCAAGAAGGTGAGCTTCATTGAGAGGGCCGAGCGGCGCAGCACCGAGCCTGGTGGTGCTGAGGATGACAGCTTCCTGGAGGAGGGCAGCCCCACCATGGTGGAGAAGGGCATGGACCCCGCGTCCGTCTTCGAGCTGTgcgaggatgaggatgaggcCGAAGGTGCCCCCGGCAGCCCGGTGAAGGCGATGGAGCCTGCGGTGGTCCCGCGGGCTGGGCGCAGGAGGAGGGTGGCAGAGAGccgggaggaagaggagggtgaggaggaaggaacGAAGCGCAACCGTGCGTCATGGATTGACCCGCCGGAGGAGGACTACTCCACACAGCTGACACAGGCAGAGGTGGAAAGCTGCATGAAGAAGTATGAG GACACGTTCCAGGACTACCAGGAGATGTTCATCCAGTTCGGGTACGTGGTGCTCTTCTCCTCCGCCTTCCCCCTGGCTGCCATGTGTGCGCTGGTGAACAACATCATCGAGATCCGGAGCGATGCCTTCAAGCTGTGCACAGGGCTCCAGCGCCCCTTCGGCCAACGCGTCGAGAGCATCGGGCAGTGGCAG AAGGTGATGGAGGCCATGGGTGTCTTGGCCATCGTGGTCAACTGCTACCTGATTGCCCAGTGTGGGCAGCTCCAGCGCCTCTTCCCCTGGCTCAGCCCCGAGGGAGCCATCATCTCTGTGGTGGTGCTGGAG CACTTCGCCCTGTTCCTCAAGTACATCATCCAAGTGGCCATCCCCGATATCCCTGCCTGGGTGGCCGAGGAGATGGCCAAGCTGGAATACCAGCGGCGCGAGGCCTTCAAG AAGCACGAGCGGCAGGCACAGCAtcacttccagcagcagcagcggcgcaagcgggaggaggaggagcggCAGCGGCATGCCGAGTACCAGGCCCGCAAGGAACGGGAATGCAGCCGGGATGAGGCCAAGCCTGAGGCCACCGGGCAGGACCCGGCCCACGACAAGAGCCAGAGCAAAGGGAAAGGCTCCGGGGGCTCCCACGGCGGCTCCGACAAGCCCAAGAGACCCAGTTCCCTCCTGGCCACCAACAACGTGATGAAGCTCAAGCAGATCATCCCTCTGCAGGGCAAGTTCCTGTCcgggggggccggggccggCAGCACGGCCACCACCAGGTCCCCCCAGTCCCCTACGGGCAGCGAGAACAAGCTCCCTGGTTTCCTCAGCTTCAAGTTCCTCAAGTCGCCCGAGACGAAGAGGGATGTGGGCACCGAGAAGGTGCAGTCGCCAACCAAGCCATTCAATCCCGGCAAGCTCTTCAACTTCGGCAAGTCCGAAGGGGCTGGGGGCAATGGTGCCGTGGCCACTGCATCCCCCCAGCCGCGGTCCGGCCCCTCCATGGACACGGGTGAGCGGCCGGTGCCCAGCAAGTCCCATCTCAATGGGGTGCCGGAGGAAGGGAGCCGTGAGGAGCCGGAGAGCCGGGCAGAGGAGGAGAGCGGGGGGTATAAACTGTAA
- the ANO8 gene encoding anoctamin-8 isoform X2 — protein sequence MASSTHGCLDTLPAPPRQLSGTFLGTGSCRRRNLSRSRRHQEQECDLCHGDRHTQGVPAPTPCAGRWVGCFGVRFPGPWGVPHPFPPSLPPADKLFGKRLLQAGRYIMSHKAWMKTVPTENCDVLMTFPDTTDDHTLLWLLNHIRLGIPELIVQVRHHKHTRVYAFFVTATYESLLRGADEIGLRKPVKAEFGGGMRSFSCEEDYIYENIENELYFFTSQERQNIIRYWLENLRAKQGESLHNIHFLEGQPIIPELAARGVIQQLFPLHEQRILKRLMKSWVQAVCEAQPLDEICDYFGVKIAMYFAWLGFYTSAMVYPAVFGSILYTFTENDQTSQDICCVVFAIFNVIWATLFLEEWKRRGAEFAYKWGTLDTPAESIEEPRPQFRGIKRISPVTSAEEFYYPPWKRLLFQCLVSLPICLTCLSLVFLLMLGCFQLQEFVLSIQELPRIIRFLPKILLAIIVTACDELYKKIAYWLNDMENYRLQSAYEKHLIIKIVLFQFVNSYLSLFYIGFYLKDMDRLKEMLATLLITRQLLQNVREVSQPHLYRRLRRGDLNLRSLHQLAQALLCLLVPRRHPQAPSDGLRGERKCLNGGCGVPEEEEEEEERRESDSEEESALDCGLKLKKVSFIERAERRSTEPGGAEDDSFLEEGSPTMVEKGMDPASVFELCEDEDEAEGAPGSPVKAMEPAVVPRAGRRRRVAESREEEEGEEEGTKRNRASWIDPPEEDYSTQLTQAEVESCMKKYEDTFQDYQEMFIQFGYVVLFSSAFPLAAMCALVNNIIEIRSDAFKLCTGLQRPFGQRVESIGQWQHFALFLKYIIQVAIPDIPAWVAEEMAKLEYQRREAFKKHERQAQHHFQQQQRRKREEEERQRHAEYQARKERECSRDEAKPEATGQDPAHDKSQSKGKGSGGSHGGSDKPKRPSSLLATNNVMKLKQIIPLQGKFLSGGAGAGSTATTRSPQSPTGSENKLPGFLSFKFLKSPETKRDVGTEKVQSPTKPFNPGKLFNFGKSEGAGGNGAVATASPQPRSGPSMDTGERPVPSKSHLNGVPEEGSREEPESRAEEESGGYKL from the exons AtggccagcagcacccatgggtgcctgGACACGCTCCCAGCTCCTCCCCGGCAGCTGTCGGGGACCTTTttgggcactgggagctgccGGAGGAGAAACCTGAGCCGGAGCCGGCGTCACCAGGAGCAGGAGTGTGACCTCTGCCATGgggacagacacacacagggtgTCCCTGCGCCCACCCCATGCGCCGGCCGCTGGGTTGGGTGCTTTGGGGTGCGATTCCCAGGGCCCTGGGGTGTCCctcatcccttccctccttccttgcCTCCGGCAGATAAGCTCTTTGGGAAGCGGCTGCTCCAGGCCGGGCGCTACATCATGTCCCACAAGGCCTGGATGAAGACGGTGCCCACCGAGAACTGCGACGTGCTCATGACCTTCCCGG ACACCACCGATGACCACACGCTGCTCTGGCTCCTGAACCACATCCGCCTCGGCATCCCCGAGCTCATCGTGCAGGTCCGGCACCACAAGCACACCCGTGTCTATGCCTTCTTCGTCACTGCTACCTATGAGAG TTTGCTGCGTGGGGCCGATGAGATCGGGCTGCGGAAGCCGGTGAAAGCAGAGTTCGGAGGCGGAATGAGAAGCTTCTCCTGTGAGGAGGATTACATCTATGAGAACATCGAGAACGAGCTTTACTTCTTCACCTCTCAG GAACGGCAAAACATCATCAGGTACTGGCTGGAGAACCTGCGCGCCAAGCAGGGAGAGTCCCTGCACAACATCCACTTCCTGGAGGGGCAGCCCATCA TCCCGGAGCTGGCAGCCCGAGGTGTCATCCAGCAGCTCTTCCCATTGCACGAGCAGAGGATCCTCAAGCGGCTCATGAAGTCCTGGGTGCAGGCAGTGTGCGAGGCCCAACCGCTCG ATGAGATCTGTGACTACTTTGGGGTGAAAATCGCCATGTACTTCGCTTGGTTGGGCTTCTACACCTCGGCCATGGTGTACCCAGCAGTGTTCGGGTCCATCCTCTACACCTTCACTGAGAACGACCAG ACCAGCCAGGACATCTGCTGCGTGGTCTTTGCCATCTTCAACGTCATCTGGGCCACACTCTTCCTCGAGGAGTGGAAGCGCCGCGGTGCTGAGTTCGCCTACAAATGGGGGACGTTGGACACCCCGGCTGAGTCCATCGAGGAGCCACGGCCACAGTTCAGG gGCATAAAGAGGATCAGCCCCGTGACCAGCGCGGAGGAGTTTTACTACCCACCATGGAAGCGTCTCCTATTCCAGTGCTTGGTCAGCCTCCCCATCTGCCTCACCTGCCTCTCCCTCGTCTTCCTCCTCATGCTGGGCTGCTTCCAGCTCCAG gagTTCGTGCTGAGCATCCAAGAGCTGCCCCGCATCATCCGGTTCCTGCCCAAGATCCTCCTGGCCATCATCGTCACTGCCTGCGATGAGCTCTACAAGAAGATCGCATACTGGCTGAATGACATGG AGAACTATCGTCTGCAGAGTGCCTACGAGAAGCATCTCATCATCAAAATCGTCCTG TTTCAGTTTGTAAATTCATACCTGAGTCTTTTCTACATCGGTTTCTACCTCAAAGACATGGACCGGCTGAAGGAG ATGTTGGCCACGCTGCTCATCACCCGGCAGCTCCTGCAGAACGTCAGGGAGGTCTCCCAGCCCCACTTGTACCGGCGCCTGCGCCGGGGGGACCTCAACCTCCGCAGCCTCCACCAGCTCGCCCaggccctgctctgcctgctcgTCCCTCGCCGACACCCCCAGGCCCCTTCCGATGGGCTCCGGGGGGAGAGGAAGTGTCTGAACGGCGGCTGTGGGGTccccgaggaggaggaggaggaggaagagcgCCGGGAGTCGGACTCGGAGGAGGAGAGCGCCCTGGACTGCGGGCTCAAGCTCAAGAAGGTGAGCTTCATTGAGAGGGCCGAGCGGCGCAGCACCGAGCCTGGTGGTGCTGAGGATGACAGCTTCCTGGAGGAGGGCAGCCCCACCATGGTGGAGAAGGGCATGGACCCCGCGTCCGTCTTCGAGCTGTgcgaggatgaggatgaggcCGAAGGTGCCCCCGGCAGCCCGGTGAAGGCGATGGAGCCTGCGGTGGTCCCGCGGGCTGGGCGCAGGAGGAGGGTGGCAGAGAGccgggaggaagaggagggtgaggaggaaggaacGAAGCGCAACCGTGCGTCATGGATTGACCCGCCGGAGGAGGACTACTCCACACAGCTGACACAGGCAGAGGTGGAAAGCTGCATGAAGAAGTATGAG GACACGTTCCAGGACTACCAGGAGATGTTCATCCAGTTCGGGTACGTGGTGCTCTTCTCCTCCGCCTTCCCCCTGGCTGCCATGTGTGCGCTGGTGAACAACATCATCGAGATCCGGAGCGATGCCTTCAAGCTGTGCACAGGGCTCCAGCGCCCCTTCGGCCAACGCGTCGAGAGCATCGGGCAGTGGCAG CACTTCGCCCTGTTCCTCAAGTACATCATCCAAGTGGCCATCCCCGATATCCCTGCCTGGGTGGCCGAGGAGATGGCCAAGCTGGAATACCAGCGGCGCGAGGCCTTCAAG AAGCACGAGCGGCAGGCACAGCAtcacttccagcagcagcagcggcgcaagcgggaggaggaggagcggCAGCGGCATGCCGAGTACCAGGCCCGCAAGGAACGGGAATGCAGCCGGGATGAGGCCAAGCCTGAGGCCACCGGGCAGGACCCGGCCCACGACAAGAGCCAGAGCAAAGGGAAAGGCTCCGGGGGCTCCCACGGCGGCTCCGACAAGCCCAAGAGACCCAGTTCCCTCCTGGCCACCAACAACGTGATGAAGCTCAAGCAGATCATCCCTCTGCAGGGCAAGTTCCTGTCcgggggggccggggccggCAGCACGGCCACCACCAGGTCCCCCCAGTCCCCTACGGGCAGCGAGAACAAGCTCCCTGGTTTCCTCAGCTTCAAGTTCCTCAAGTCGCCCGAGACGAAGAGGGATGTGGGCACCGAGAAGGTGCAGTCGCCAACCAAGCCATTCAATCCCGGCAAGCTCTTCAACTTCGGCAAGTCCGAAGGGGCTGGGGGCAATGGTGCCGTGGCCACTGCATCCCCCCAGCCGCGGTCCGGCCCCTCCATGGACACGGGTGAGCGGCCGGTGCCCAGCAAGTCCCATCTCAATGGGGTGCCGGAGGAAGGGAGCCGTGAGGAGCCGGAGAGCCGGGCAGAGGAGGAGAGCGGGGGGTATAAACTGTAA
- the ANO8 gene encoding anoctamin-8 isoform X1, with protein MASSTHGCLDTLPAPPRQLSGTFLGTGSCRRRNLSRSRRHQEQECDLCHGDRHTQGVPAPTPCAGRWVGCFGVRFPGPWGVPHPFPPSLPPADKLFGKRLLQAGRYIMSHKAWMKTVPTENCDVLMTFPDTTDDHTLLWLLNHIRLGIPELIVQVRHHKHTRVYAFFVTATYESLLRGADEIGLRKPVKAEFGGGMRSFSCEEDYIYENIENELYFFTSQERQNIIRYWLENLRAKQGESLHNIHFLEGQPIIPELAARGVIQQLFPLHEQRILKRLMKSWVQAVCEAQPLDEICDYFGVKIAMYFAWLGFYTSAMVYPAVFGSILYTFTENDQTSQDICCVVFAIFNVIWATLFLEEWKRRGAEFAYKWGTLDTPAESIEEPRPQFRGIKRISPVTSAEEFYYPPWKRLLFQCLVSLPICLTCLSLVFLLMLGCFQLQEFVLSIQELPRIIRFLPKILLAIIVTACDELYKKIAYWLNDMENYRLQSAYEKHLIIKIVLFQFVNSYLSLFYIGFYLKDMDRLKEMLATLLITRQLLQNVREVSQPHLYRRLRRGDLNLRSLHQLAQALLCLLVPRRHPQAPSDGLRGERKCLNGGCGVPEEEEEEEERRESDSEEESALDCGLKLKKVSFIERAERRSTEPGGAEDDSFLEEGSPTMVEKGMDPASVFELCEDEDEAEGAPGSPVKAMEPAVVPRAGRRRRVAESREEEEGEEEGTKRNRASWIDPPEEDYSTQLTQAEVESCMKKYEDTFQDYQEMFIQFGYVVLFSSAFPLAAMCALVNNIIEIRSDAFKLCTGLQRPFGQRVESIGQWQKVMEAMGVLAIVVNCYLIAQCGQLQRLFPWLSPEGAIISVVVLEHFALFLKYIIQVAIPDIPAWVAEEMAKLEYQRREAFKKHERQAQHHFQQQQRRKREEEERQRHAEYQARKERECSRDEAKPEATGQDPAHDKSQSKGKGSGGSHGGSDKPKRPSSLLATNNVMKLKQIIPLQGKFLSGGAGAGSTATTRSPQSPTGSENKLPGFLSFKFLKSPETKRDVGTEKVQSPTKPFNPGKLFNFGKSEGAGGNGAVATASPQPRSGPSMDTGERPVPSKSHLNGVPEEGSREEPESRAEEESGGYKL; from the exons AtggccagcagcacccatgggtgcctgGACACGCTCCCAGCTCCTCCCCGGCAGCTGTCGGGGACCTTTttgggcactgggagctgccGGAGGAGAAACCTGAGCCGGAGCCGGCGTCACCAGGAGCAGGAGTGTGACCTCTGCCATGgggacagacacacacagggtgTCCCTGCGCCCACCCCATGCGCCGGCCGCTGGGTTGGGTGCTTTGGGGTGCGATTCCCAGGGCCCTGGGGTGTCCctcatcccttccctccttccttgcCTCCGGCAGATAAGCTCTTTGGGAAGCGGCTGCTCCAGGCCGGGCGCTACATCATGTCCCACAAGGCCTGGATGAAGACGGTGCCCACCGAGAACTGCGACGTGCTCATGACCTTCCCGG ACACCACCGATGACCACACGCTGCTCTGGCTCCTGAACCACATCCGCCTCGGCATCCCCGAGCTCATCGTGCAGGTCCGGCACCACAAGCACACCCGTGTCTATGCCTTCTTCGTCACTGCTACCTATGAGAG TTTGCTGCGTGGGGCCGATGAGATCGGGCTGCGGAAGCCGGTGAAAGCAGAGTTCGGAGGCGGAATGAGAAGCTTCTCCTGTGAGGAGGATTACATCTATGAGAACATCGAGAACGAGCTTTACTTCTTCACCTCTCAG GAACGGCAAAACATCATCAGGTACTGGCTGGAGAACCTGCGCGCCAAGCAGGGAGAGTCCCTGCACAACATCCACTTCCTGGAGGGGCAGCCCATCA TCCCGGAGCTGGCAGCCCGAGGTGTCATCCAGCAGCTCTTCCCATTGCACGAGCAGAGGATCCTCAAGCGGCTCATGAAGTCCTGGGTGCAGGCAGTGTGCGAGGCCCAACCGCTCG ATGAGATCTGTGACTACTTTGGGGTGAAAATCGCCATGTACTTCGCTTGGTTGGGCTTCTACACCTCGGCCATGGTGTACCCAGCAGTGTTCGGGTCCATCCTCTACACCTTCACTGAGAACGACCAG ACCAGCCAGGACATCTGCTGCGTGGTCTTTGCCATCTTCAACGTCATCTGGGCCACACTCTTCCTCGAGGAGTGGAAGCGCCGCGGTGCTGAGTTCGCCTACAAATGGGGGACGTTGGACACCCCGGCTGAGTCCATCGAGGAGCCACGGCCACAGTTCAGG gGCATAAAGAGGATCAGCCCCGTGACCAGCGCGGAGGAGTTTTACTACCCACCATGGAAGCGTCTCCTATTCCAGTGCTTGGTCAGCCTCCCCATCTGCCTCACCTGCCTCTCCCTCGTCTTCCTCCTCATGCTGGGCTGCTTCCAGCTCCAG gagTTCGTGCTGAGCATCCAAGAGCTGCCCCGCATCATCCGGTTCCTGCCCAAGATCCTCCTGGCCATCATCGTCACTGCCTGCGATGAGCTCTACAAGAAGATCGCATACTGGCTGAATGACATGG AGAACTATCGTCTGCAGAGTGCCTACGAGAAGCATCTCATCATCAAAATCGTCCTG TTTCAGTTTGTAAATTCATACCTGAGTCTTTTCTACATCGGTTTCTACCTCAAAGACATGGACCGGCTGAAGGAG ATGTTGGCCACGCTGCTCATCACCCGGCAGCTCCTGCAGAACGTCAGGGAGGTCTCCCAGCCCCACTTGTACCGGCGCCTGCGCCGGGGGGACCTCAACCTCCGCAGCCTCCACCAGCTCGCCCaggccctgctctgcctgctcgTCCCTCGCCGACACCCCCAGGCCCCTTCCGATGGGCTCCGGGGGGAGAGGAAGTGTCTGAACGGCGGCTGTGGGGTccccgaggaggaggaggaggaggaagagcgCCGGGAGTCGGACTCGGAGGAGGAGAGCGCCCTGGACTGCGGGCTCAAGCTCAAGAAGGTGAGCTTCATTGAGAGGGCCGAGCGGCGCAGCACCGAGCCTGGTGGTGCTGAGGATGACAGCTTCCTGGAGGAGGGCAGCCCCACCATGGTGGAGAAGGGCATGGACCCCGCGTCCGTCTTCGAGCTGTgcgaggatgaggatgaggcCGAAGGTGCCCCCGGCAGCCCGGTGAAGGCGATGGAGCCTGCGGTGGTCCCGCGGGCTGGGCGCAGGAGGAGGGTGGCAGAGAGccgggaggaagaggagggtgaggaggaaggaacGAAGCGCAACCGTGCGTCATGGATTGACCCGCCGGAGGAGGACTACTCCACACAGCTGACACAGGCAGAGGTGGAAAGCTGCATGAAGAAGTATGAG GACACGTTCCAGGACTACCAGGAGATGTTCATCCAGTTCGGGTACGTGGTGCTCTTCTCCTCCGCCTTCCCCCTGGCTGCCATGTGTGCGCTGGTGAACAACATCATCGAGATCCGGAGCGATGCCTTCAAGCTGTGCACAGGGCTCCAGCGCCCCTTCGGCCAACGCGTCGAGAGCATCGGGCAGTGGCAG AAGGTGATGGAGGCCATGGGTGTCTTGGCCATCGTGGTCAACTGCTACCTGATTGCCCAGTGTGGGCAGCTCCAGCGCCTCTTCCCCTGGCTCAGCCCCGAGGGAGCCATCATCTCTGTGGTGGTGCTGGAG CACTTCGCCCTGTTCCTCAAGTACATCATCCAAGTGGCCATCCCCGATATCCCTGCCTGGGTGGCCGAGGAGATGGCCAAGCTGGAATACCAGCGGCGCGAGGCCTTCAAG AAGCACGAGCGGCAGGCACAGCAtcacttccagcagcagcagcggcgcaagcgggaggaggaggagcggCAGCGGCATGCCGAGTACCAGGCCCGCAAGGAACGGGAATGCAGCCGGGATGAGGCCAAGCCTGAGGCCACCGGGCAGGACCCGGCCCACGACAAGAGCCAGAGCAAAGGGAAAGGCTCCGGGGGCTCCCACGGCGGCTCCGACAAGCCCAAGAGACCCAGTTCCCTCCTGGCCACCAACAACGTGATGAAGCTCAAGCAGATCATCCCTCTGCAGGGCAAGTTCCTGTCcgggggggccggggccggCAGCACGGCCACCACCAGGTCCCCCCAGTCCCCTACGGGCAGCGAGAACAAGCTCCCTGGTTTCCTCAGCTTCAAGTTCCTCAAGTCGCCCGAGACGAAGAGGGATGTGGGCACCGAGAAGGTGCAGTCGCCAACCAAGCCATTCAATCCCGGCAAGCTCTTCAACTTCGGCAAGTCCGAAGGGGCTGGGGGCAATGGTGCCGTGGCCACTGCATCCCCCCAGCCGCGGTCCGGCCCCTCCATGGACACGGGTGAGCGGCCGGTGCCCAGCAAGTCCCATCTCAATGGGGTGCCGGAGGAAGGGAGCCGTGAGGAGCCGGAGAGCCGGGCAGAGGAGGAGAGCGGGGGGTATAAACTGTAA